A single region of the Lycium barbarum isolate Lr01 chromosome 2, ASM1917538v2, whole genome shotgun sequence genome encodes:
- the LOC132626018 gene encoding probable ribonuclease P/MRP protein subunit POP5 produces the protein MVGFKNRYMVMEVSLDPNKDIASDEPIVITQFNLTKAIRDVILTNFGECGLASSANSFQVKYVNPITKLCIIRASRDEHQKVWAAITMVRSVGSCPVVFNLLDLSGSIRACRAAALKCDEFKFQQYQLSAGARLTPEVQQQMQNYLDKIKVLEH, from the exons ATGGTGGGATTTAAGAATAGATACATGGTGATGGAGGTTTCTTTGGATCCAAATAAAGACATTGCATCAGATGAGCCCATCGTAATCACTCAATTTAACTTGACCAAAGCAATCAGGGACGTCATTCTAACAAACTTTGGTGAATGTGGCCTCGCCTCTTCAGCAAATTCATTTCAAG TGAAGTATGTGAATCCAATTACAAAACTTTGTATCATACGAGCATCGAGAGATGAGCATCAAAAAGTTTGGGCTGCAATAACCATGGTCAGAAGTGTCGGGAGTTGCCCCGTGGTGTTCAACCTACTAGACCTAAGTG GTAGTATCAGGGCATGTAGAGCTGCAGCTTTGAAATGTGATGAGTTCAAATTTCAGCAGTACCAGTTGTCGGCCGGAGCTCGCCTTACACCAGAGGTTCAGCAGCAAATGCAGAACTATTTAGACAAGATCAAAGTTTTGGAACATTAA
- the LOC132629274 gene encoding uncharacterized protein LOC132629274 → MQANREKAQKWNLGDVCPRIKDLLHKHQVAAAEYIPRKSNHWSYEILGATVMDNWAVDLEKRTCSCRKWSLTGIPCKHAIAAIWAKKDNIIDYVHDCYKVEIYRKIYENSILPMNGPQMWPKSSKVPPLPPRIIRKKKRGRKQTLRRKEQDEVGARRTKMKRKQKSLDCSKCHKPGHNIRTCKYIVPPETTSSVRQKLHVRRRCDEEGQEAMEHEQMRQQEVEIGPDFIWENSQYTQQNGPTF, encoded by the exons ATGCAAGCTAATAGGGAAAAAGCGCAAAAATGGAATTTGGGTGATGTTTGTCCGAGGATAAAGGATCTATTACACAAACATCAAGTTGCAGCTGCTGAATATATTCCTAGGAAATCTAATCACTGGAGCTATGAAATTTTAGGAGCTACAGTTATGGACAACTGGGCAGTTGACTTGGAGAAAAGAACTTGTAGTTGTAGAAAATGGAGTCTCACTGGAATCCCTTGCAAGCATGCTATTGCGGCAATTTGGGCTAAGAAGGATAATATTATTGACTATGTTCATGATTGTTATAAGGTAGAAATATACAGAAAAATTTATGAGAATTCAATTCTACCAATGAATGGGCCACAAATGTGGCCTAAGTCGAGTAAAGTTCCTCCTTTACCTCCAAGGATTAtaagaaaaaagaagagaggaAGAAAACAGACATTGCGAAGAAAGGAACAGGATGAAGTTGGAGCACGTCGAACAAAGATGAAACGAAAACAAAAATCACTGGATTGTAGTAAATGTCACAAGCCTGGCCACAACATAAGGACTTGCAAATACATTGTGCCACCAGAAACTACCTCTTCAGTTCGTCAGAAGCTACAT GTTAGAAGAAGATGTGATGAAGAGGGACAAGAAGCAATGGAACATGAGCAAATGCGACAACAAGAAGTAGAAATTGGACCAGATTTTATTTGGGAAAATTCTCAATATACTCAACAAAATGGACCTACATTTTGA